In the Larimichthys crocea isolate SSNF chromosome XXI, L_crocea_2.0, whole genome shotgun sequence genome, one interval contains:
- the tasor2 gene encoding uncharacterized protein tasor2 isoform X1, translating to MESGNGGASSKGVLVPVSPTSDTFQNKVLAPLKSAYLYEESKQFFRYKSAVLIKNAELEKKYDDFRAKRREAGYSEEDLKESYGFLLFDDANKANTLGETGVLTGNSTCTTLGDPSHGVYISMYSDCLDLNRWYHGKSGYIVIIRLTKGRVKKVSENYTQNFTAPTEGFDCHVSEQLPSVSAKTSSFLAFERTQYYMYELLNDGSNKTAESPSAACPFATVSFSYTDTKAALEAPQEKSEEKKSVCHYFPWRGQLQIDTHFYNVALRSTTGGSIPAELPPVVKIERATSMLDLRKLLPRAIFETCFSGEIFLDGLYCSLCELVSSEADETSSLSSLLWEIKEKDVALTIPLNDGGFLILLHSSHFLRYDDTGSSASEVLQGMFVFPDSRTIYADAKSGQRKPAMSSEILRVLPVLNYAEGEVEKTTIDPSEELCEVFMQHMHNYATLINPGLALSPSRDFSIFPDQYDVPDAHKHLYSSPEWTNRAWQTMRSYLNKPVSFQLPVPKVSEILAAGQEERIEDLDDDVYICLSSPEEAPANHVGMESEEEGVGQKSSENVETFVDRCVTNAEAEGDLTEPTDVLPDDLQSGDATKDSEKSDLTVLIKTDMGTKNLLTPSTSGDLPTELIVSITSAERTVTDESLISTESAPKHNDFELSVFSTAKLEETGMNSLNDETAKTIKDVDYPEVNNLTKTKHRKPHRGHYKARKHILKACIETSSLHTVTTPLEEDNMKSQKEDQANESSGHPQLSNPPKIDWRKVRKRKRIFGKLSSKNKKVRSATVGPAVAEEKSSDPGQQSFEGTILKELEACPLRKKTERWDLKPVTSECGRILVPHGSVDFADQIKSLKDKIQSTKDEQLPEKMLVDATVSVHDTVEMEQKSSAASETAVDETVATTSKSEGNHVPNIVLSHVNLEPGILRQSYDGNGSLTLNPVSSEHSSTNDGTDTPPLKPVQEKHTDAPSPVKSATKGEFLLSKLKSVLQRGKRKTGIPVPEETTANTAQETEPCLKKSKVDSNSGMLKGLDAITTVQETGLDFKDVSKMLSVDPVFAYALGLTPKETPDKIQTSEGQDTQQKKESSVTEEQFISDKPQIIQRPLSIFPRRSRIKTLKKHQGIPAEYVKKKWWLHFQTPACFASEKLLNKDCTSDNSVRTTVKEKSACTSTDALTLLADLALSAGNDQVPPQPEPALEREPETSLKKCDLTKDVTSAEQESVLHALLRQPAARPVQPVKSPSPSHLMESSELVGLVSKEHAYSLPPSSSLLLGLSGAPFQVSPLSGSTRLLHHHQTMYGNGFKTLHLSVDQEDRTEYNRTPDYLKKYRRQFRLSRTFDNKDGSIQVTKQWKDNYDFNLDSKYTSDSKDRAIIRALHGPWDFSIQDTSEEVRLIVHMWIGLFYSRTTDRFFHVDSNSANSFSEESDSLEIQSSGMVAAPAQSELKTNSPSLNVMDTKDTSISKALDLSKKDNSVLDQESVILDLSLRNSNAEIVTSDPRVNKRETSVSDQQREASETLNTPKTSMEQQKYSRKWILLTDIITKVNATSEKVTPLEHSVLPALKGVGPFSSAQEEIKSVSVQPKKHQTASGIGHVLDEFYNEKTHVTDWIVNSEATEMSLVQKQGRDSSISVTDKEVYANKKGFDLVHTVEHVEIESKHMENLKVKEKPYQEGNVEPSPKMIHTGDDSAKKESGIVCNGSLLESEKQLSREEHKAVPLGKAENVHEDVDCCTEHEDNVTTADSSGKEDGLGVKDISDVEASSALNDQLLPMMCNDPSSVKKDCISECNGQAPLDKQPPQADNKEDGCHDLQLRTLCANGSGMMDEHVFEKAPCVPSNMEPIPNETVVEEISENVCLTDLHDQPLPMTYGPDLEKKDCTAECNRQAPLDEQPSQADNKEDDCHDSQLRALCATDRALTDEHVSEKAPCAPSELDHISNETVVEEISENVCLADLSDQSLPMTYDGPDLEKKDCTAECNRQGPLDEQPSQADNKEDDCHDSWLRVLCATDRALTDEHVSEKAPCAPSELEPISNEPALEEISENVCLADLCDQSLPMTYDGPDLEKKDCTAECNRQAPLDEQPPQADNKEDDCHDSWLRVLCATDRALTDEHVSEKAPCAPSELEPISNEPALEEISENVCLADLSDEPLPMTYDSPDLERKDCMTECNRQAPLDEQPSQADNKEDDCHDSQLRVLCATDKALRDEHVSEKAPCAPSELEPISNEPALEEISENVCLADLSDELLPMTNDGPDLVKKDCMMEFNRQTPLDKQPPQANNKEDACHDLQLRTACVTNRAVRDEHLSERNHYVSSEMKPIHDEPAVKEISENVGLADLSDQPLPLTNDGPDFVKKDCITDCSDQAPPVDEQPPQADNKEVSCYDFQLRKLCEPVVEENKENYICLADKAHQKAALPISDESTCLDESSADGPLPQVNASVETGGQNKLMANFSLSNDDHKDQDTSFQGEQSVDNTIQKELFYHQPHCGAEVALSKEIDLKSDATNKGLEKIHNRVVIPFIGEDISEDEVQPCESHSEHKVEKVQTSSGLTEIPFIGETTHPETVLSTDLRSTSQLYSKKVEMSAGKIPLSLFNVSETNQPEVSGSESDDRCPTPTMDEKPYQYVTSSGPSSSSSTTFNGIEIWENINQKRLSKSAKSIPDEMALDQKQKSTVNSDPIPHRGLHPDLELRTLRVLQSIDKFFSKSSHTNKPSQIQTAEMKRSLDQTSNISTKYSPACFTPSHTSVDFKDKKTSNAKPVVVSASTSQHLNTQSPGHFLISPIKSKLEDLLGVRLQLNHTDSSVNHHYFEKREELQENAVRKDCYPQRPLPSTECVQAIKPDIDQDGHKLTSQTNSGHEPRSYCQRPVMAVKPSKSDEIQAESICKDSEDSVMSKFFKDKQTKTPIVTYATPASMFLEKKTESLNEDKQEFSAVLDPLYLYEGRDFSKFNKIPSSSFPVQPFESAKTFSKLVDVSQNVLTNSLVETVGKSSKENNEMDQKDYLGISTLVADYKDDTIIDDSLILGPQSSLTCTVYNTRQKRSDTFLEQLSKRCLQEDLTQATLEQECLIFSEQMKQLLKKRSTHQQDTRDNLNLSCSSPVTVQFSSLEEQGDSIDLFDVDEPSLVGHKIKVDMSDRKQPAETTEESTSHPQKSSQRTGNPMEHTGVSVVTAECATLYTALMNDVCTVAKDPSRSKHLRTIRGVIKTEPINHFDFCDQMKREMDESFRSNLNSIVKKSCKTKYRFYTLVTSDDTFFEQTKAQLEAEGHTAVEPSEFFLSEDTSSSLLIILRNEDIAEHICEVPHLLELKKSPSVQFAGIDEPDDVVNLTHQELFMRGGFIMFDRATLESLSLSNMKKMSEILQELSRTGKWKWMLHYRDSRWIKENARLSAEAKEKKHFLNWCHEVGLLEVLPYHECDLMSKDQPDYLTCLVRLQVQNISARYPVFITDTTDSAFGTNGILTMTLSSFLTCSLSETFAV from the exons GTGTTTACATATCGATGTACTCTGACTGTTTGGATCTAAATCGCTGGTATCATGGGAAATCTGGGTACATTGTCATCATCCGGCTGACAAAG GGAAGAGTTAAAAAAGTTTCAGAGAACTACACCCAGAATTTCACCGCCCCCACTGAAGGGTTTGACTGTCACGTCTCAGAACAGTTGCCCTCGGTATCTGCCAAAACCAGCTCCTTTCTTGCCTTTGAGAGGACCCAG TATTACATGTATGAGCTGCTAAATGATGGAAGCAATAAGACCGCTGAGTCTCCCAGTGCTGCCTGTCCTTTTGCCACTGTGTCATTTTCATATACGGATACCAAAGCAGCACTTGAAGCACCACAGGAGAAGAG CGAGGAGAAAAAATCGG TTTGTCATTACTTTCCATGGAGGGGTCAACTTCAAATAGATACCCATTTCTATAACGTTGCGCTGAGGTCTACAACGGGGGGCTCGATCCCTGCAGAGTT gcCACCAGTGGTGAAAATTGAACGAGCCACTTCTATGTTAGATCTGAGAAAGCTGTTGCCAAGGGCCATCTTTGAAACCTGCTTCTCTGGTGAAA tctttctgGATGGCTTATACTGCAGTCTGTGTGAGTTAGTTTCTTCTGAGGCGGACGAAACCAGCTCACTTTCTTCGCTTCTATGGGAGATCAAGGAGAAAGATGTT GCTCTCACTATTCCGCTCAATGATGGTGGCTTTCTTATCCTCTTGCACTCCTCCCATTTCCTCAGATATGACG ataCTGGGTCCAGTGCATCTGAGGTCCTGCAAggcatgtttgtgtttccagacTCACGAACTATATATGCAG ACGCAAAATCTGGACAGAGAAAGCCTGCCATGTCATCTGAAATCCTGCGAGTTTTACCAGTACTAAACTATGCAGAAGGCGAAGTTGAGAAAACAACGATTGATCCAAGTGAAGAACTGTGTGAAGTATTTATGCAACATATGCATAATTATGCAACACTGATAAATCCTGGGTTGGCATTAAGCCCCTCTAGGGACTTCAGCATCTTTCCAGATCAGTATGATGTGCCAGATGCTCACAAGCACCTCTACTCATCCCCAGAGTGGACTAACAGGGCATGGCAGACCATGAGGTCATACCTGAACAAACCAGTCTCTTTTCAACTACCAGTGCCAAAGGTTTCAGAAATCCTGGCAGCTGGACAAGAGGAGCGAATAGAAGACCTTGATGATGATGTCTACATCTGCTTGTCATCTCCTGAGGAGGCACCAGCCAATCATGTTGGCATGGAATCAGAAGAAGAGGGTGTTGGTCAGAAATCTTCTGAAAATGTTGAGACATTTGTGGACAGATGTGTAACAAATGCTGAAGCAGAAGGTGACTTAACAGAGCCTACAGATGTCTTACCAGATGATTTGCAATCTGGAGATGCTACCAAAGACTCAGAAAAATCGGACCTGACTGTGCTGATCAAAACTGACATGGGGACAAAAAATCTCCTGACTCCATCTACATCAGGTGACCTGCCCACAGAGCTGATTGTCAGCATCACGTCAGCAGAGCGAACTGTCACTGATGAAAGTCTGATCAGTACTGAGTCGGCACCTAAGCACAATGACTTTgagctttctgttttttcaacAGCCAAATTAGAAGAAACAGGAATGAACTCTCTGAATGACGAAACTGCTAAAACTATAAAGGATGTTGATTACCCTGAGGTAAACAatctcacaaaaacaaaacataggaAACCACACAGGGGACATTACAAAGCTCGGAAACATATATTGAAAGCTTGCATTGAGACTTCCAGTTTACATACTGTCACAACTCCATTGGAAGAAGACAACATGAAGAGTCAGAAGGAAGACCAGGCCAATGAATCATCAGGCCACCCACAGTTGAGTAATCCTCCAAAAATTGATTGGAGGAAAGTGCGAAAGCGAAAACGCATTTTTGGAAAACTgtcatcaaaaaataaaaaagtcagatcTGCTACAGTTGGTCCAGCAGtagcagaggagaaaagttcTGACCCTGGACAGCAGAGTTTTGAAGGCACTATTTTAAAAGAACTTGAAGCTTGTCCGCTGAGGAAGAAAACAGAGCGTTGGGACTTAAAGCCGGTTACCAGTGAATGTGGAAGAATCTTGGTCCCTCATGGCTCTGTAGATTTTGCTGATCAGATTAAGTCTTTAAAGGATAAAATACAATCTACAAAAGATGAACAGCTCCCTGAAAAAATGCTGGTTGATGCCACTGTCAGTGTTCATGACACAGTTGAAATGGAGCAAAAGTCCAGCGCTGCTTCAGAGACAGCAGTGGACGAAACTGTGGCCACAACATCTAAGAGTGAAGGGAACCATGTACCAAACATTGTTCTTAGTCATGTTAATCTTGAACCTGGCATTTTGAGACAGTCGTATGATGGTAATGGTTCATTAACTTTAAATCCAGTCAGTAGTGAGCATTCTTCAACGAATGATGGCACGGACACGCCACCCTTAAAACCAGttcaagaaaaacacactgacgCACCCTCCCCTGTAAAATCTGCAACAAAGGGTGAATTTCTGTTGAGTAAACTAAAATCAGTTCTTCagaggggaaagagaaaaaCCGGTATCCCTGTACCAGAGGAAACAACTGCAAATACTGCCCAAGAAACTGAGCCTTGTCTCAAGAAGAGCAAAGTTGACTCCAACTCTGGGATGCTGAAGGGTCTAGATGCAATTACCACTGTTCAGGAAACTGGTTTGGATTTTAAGGATGTTTCAAAGATGCTTTCAGTTGACCCTGTTTTTGCATATGCTCTAGGCCTGACCCCAAAAGAGACACCAGATAAGATACAGACATCTGAGGGTCAGGATACTCAACAAAAGAAAGAGTCATCAGTGACAGAAGAACAATTCATTTCAGACAAACCACAAATCATACAAAGGCCTCTGTCGATTTTTCCAAGGAGGAGTCGGATTAAAACACTCAAAAAGCATCAAGGCATCCCTGCAGAAtatgttaaaaagaaat GGTGGTTGCATTTTCAAACCCCAGCTTGTTTTGCCAGTGAAAAACTCTTAAACAAAGACTGTACTAGCGATAATTCTGTCAGGACAACTGTTAAGGAAAAAAGTGCTTGCACATCTACAGATGCTTTGACCTTACTTGCTGACTTGGCACTCAGTGCCGGTAATGACCAGGTTCCACCACAACCAGAACCTGCACTTGAAAGAGAACCTGAGACAAGTTTGAAGAAGTGTGACCTTACAAAAGATGTTACCAGTGCTGAACAAGAGTCAGTTCTCCATGCTCTGCTTAGACAGCCTGCTGCTAGACCCGTTCAGCCTGTTAAATCTCCTTCACCAAGCCATCTTATGGAAAGCAGTGAATTGGTTGGTTTGGTATCTAAAGAACATGCATACTCATTGCCCCCATCTTCCTCTCTACTGTTGGGTTTGTCAGGTGCGCCCTTCCAGGTATCCCCTTTAAGTGGTTCTACTAGACTGCTGCACCATCACCAGACAATGTATGGCAATGGATTTAAAACACTACACCTCTCTGTCGATCAGGAAGACAGAACTGAATACAACAGGACTCCAGATTACCTGAAAAAATATAGAAGACAGTTCAGGCTCTCCCGTACCTTTGATAACAAGGATGGATCTATCCAAGTCACAAAGCAGTGGAAAGACAATTATGACTTTAATCTAGACAGCAAATATACCAGTGATTCAAAGGATAGAGCTATCATCCGAGCCTTGCATGG CCCATGGGATTTCTCCATTCAAGACACCAGTGAAGAGGTGCGGCTCATCGTCCACATGTGGATAGGTCTGTTCTACAGCCGGACAACAGACAGGTTCTTTCATGTTGACTCAAACTCTGCGAACTCATTTTCAGAAGAAAGTGATTCTTTGGAAATCCAGTCCAGTGGAATGGTGGCGGCTCCAGCTCAGTCTGAGCTTAAGACCAATTCTCCATCGCTGAATGTAATGGATACGAAGGACACTTCGATATCAAAAGCTTTGGACCTCAGCAAAAAAGATAACTCTGTCTTGGACCAAGAATCTGTGATTTTAGACTTGTCACTAAGAAACTCCAATGCAGAGATTGTTACTTCAGATCCACGAGTCAACAAACGAGAGACTTCTGTATCTGATCAACAGAGAGAAGCTagtgaaacactgaacacacccAAGACATCTATGGAACAACAGAAG taTTCCAGAAAATGGATACTCTTAACAGACATTATCACTAAGGTGAATGCGACAAGTGAAAAAGTTACTCCCCTGGAGCACAGTGTTTTACCAGCTTTGAAAGGTGTTGGACCATTCAGTTCTGCACAGGAAGAGATAAAAAGTGTATCCGTTCAGCCAAAAAAGCATCAGACTGCTTCAGGAATTGGCCATGTGTTAGATGAATTCTACAATGAGAAGACACATGTGACAGATTGGATTGTTAATTCAGAAGCTACAGAGATGAGTTTAGTGCAAAAACAAGGAAGAGACTCATCCATATCTGTGACAGACAAAGAGGTATACGCTAACAAAAAAGGATTTGATTTGGTTCATACAGTTGAACATGTTGAAATTGAATCCAAACATATGGAAAAcctgaaagtgaaagaaaagccATACCAAGAAGGCAATGTAGAGCCATCTCCAAAAATGATCCATACAGGTGATGATTCAGCAAAGAAAGAATCTGGTATAGTCTGCAATGGAAGTCTTTTGGAAAGTGAAAAGCAGTTATCCAGGGAGGAACATAAAGCAGTGCCACTGGGCAAGGCTGAAAATGTTCATGAAGATGTGGATTGTTGTACAGAACATGAAGATAACGTGACAACAGCTGATTCCTCTGGAAAAGAAGATGGACTTGGTGTGAAAGACATTTCAGATGTGGAAGCCAGTAGTGCTTTGAATGATCAACTGTTACCAATGATGTGTAATGACCCAAgctctgtaaagaaagattgcATCTCAGAGTGTAATGGCCAAGCACCATTGGATAAGCAACCACCCCAGGCAGACAACAAAGAAGATGGGTGCCATGATTTGCAATTGAGAACGCTGTGTGCAAATGGCAGTGGAATGATGgatgaacatgtttttgaaaAAGCTCCCTGTGTTCCATCAAATATGGAGCCTATTCCCAATGAAACTGTAGTTGAGGaaatttcagaaaatgtttgtttgacagatttGCATGATCAGCCATTACCTATGACATATGGTCCAGACTTGGAAAAGAAGGACTGTACTGCAGAGTGTAATCGCCAAGCACCATTGGACGAGCAACCATCTCAAGCAGACAACAAAGAAGATGACTGCCATGATTCACAGTTGAGAGCGTTGTGTGCTACTGACAGAGCATTAACAGATGAACATGTTTCTGAAAAAGCTCCCTGTGCTCCATCAGAACTGGACCATATTTCCAATGAAACTGTAGTTGAGGaaatttcagaaaatgtttgtttagcaGATTTGAGTGATCAGTCATTACCTATGACATATGATGGTCCAGACTTGGAAAAGAAGGATTGTACTGCAGAGTGTAATCGCCAAGGACCATTGGACGAGCAACCATCTCAAGCCGACAACAAAGAAGATGACTGTCATGATTCGTGGTTGAGAGTGCTGTGTGCTACTGACAGAGCATTGACAGATGAACATGTTTCTGAAAAAGCTCCCTGTGCTCCATCAGAACTGGAGCCTATTTCCAATGAACCTGCACTTGAGGaaatttcagaaaatgtttgtttggcagATTTGTGTGATCAGTCATTACCTATGACATATGATGGTCCAGACTTGGAAAAGAAGGATTGTACTGCAGAGTGTAATCGCCAAGCACCATTGGACGAGCAACCACCTCAAGCAGACAACAAAGAAGATGACTGCCATGATTCGTGGTTGAGAGTGCTGTGTGCTACTGATAGAGCATTGACAGATGAACATGTTTCTGAAAAAGCTCCCTGTGCTCCATCAGAACTGGAGCCTATTTCCAATGAACCTGCACTTGAGGaaatttcagaaaatgtttgtttggcagATTTGAGTGATGAACCATTACCTATGACATATGATAGTCCAGACTTGGAAAGGAAGGACTGTATGACAGAGTGTAATCGCCAAGCACCATTGGATGAGCAACCATCTCAAGCAGACAACAAAGAAGATGACTGCCATGATTCGCAGTTGAGAGTGCTGTGTGCTACTGACAAAGCATTGAGAGATGAACATGTTTCTGAAAAAGCTCCCTGTGCTCCATCAGAATTGGAGCCTATTTCCAATGAACCTGCACTTGAGGaaatttcagaaaatgtttgtttggcagATTTGAGTGATGAACTATTACCTATGACAAATGATGGTCCAGACTTGGTAAAGAAGGATTGTATGATGGAGTTTAATCGGCAAACACCATTGGATAAGCAACCACCTCAAGCGAACAACAAAGAAGATGCCTGCCATGATTTGCAGTTGAGAACAGCATGTGTAACAAACAGAGCAGTGAGAGATGAACACCTTTCAGAGAGAAATCATTACGTTTCATCAGAAATGAAGCCCATTCATGATGAACCTGCAGTTAAGGAAATTTCAGAAAATGTTGGTTTGGCAGATTTGAGTGATCAACCATTACCTTTGACGAATGATGGCCCAGACTTTGTAAAGAAAGATTGCATCACAGACTGCAGTGACCAGGCACCACCAGTGGATGAGCAACCACCTCAAGCAGACAACAAAGAAGTTTCCTGCTATGATTTTCAGTTGAGAAAGCTGTGTGAGCCTGTAGttgaggaaaataaagaaaattacatttgtCTGGCAGATAAGGCACACCAGAAGGCAGCATTACCTATATCTGATGAGAGCACCTGCTTAGATGAGTCCTCTGCAGATGGACCTCTTCCCCAGGTAAATGCCAGTGTTGAAACAGGAGGCCAAAACAAATTGATGGCAAACTTCAGTCTAAGTAATGATGATCATAAAGATCAGGATACCTCATTTCAGGGAGAGCAAAGTGTTGATAACACAATTCAAAAAGAACTATTTTATCATCAGCCTCATTGTGGAGCTGAAGTGGCATTGTCTAAAGAAATTGATCTCAAAAGTGACGCAACAAACAAAGGATTGGAAAAGATCCATAATCGGGTTGTAATTCCATTTATTGGAGAAGACATCTCTGAAGATGAAGTACAACCATGTGAGTCACACTCAGAACACAAGGTGGAAAAAGTTCAGACCAGTTCAGGCTTGACAGAAATTCCATTTATTGGTGAAACTACACACCCTGAAACTGTCCTTTCCACAGACCTACGCAGTACATCTCAATTGTATAGTAAAAAGGTAGAAATGTCTGCTGGCAAAATACCATTATCACTTTTTAATGTAAGTGAAACAAACCAGCCAGAGGTCTCAGGAAGTGAATCAGACGACCGGTGCCCTACCCCAACTATGGACGAAAAACCATACCAGTACGTAACTTCTTCTGGCcctagtagcagtagtagtaccACCTTTAACGGTATTGAAATCTGGGAGAATATCAATCAGAAACGTCTTAGTAAAAGTGCAAAATCTATCCCAGATGAAATGGCGCTTGACCAAAAACAGAAGTCTACCGTTAATAGTGATCCCATACCTCATCGTGGTCTTCACCCTGATCTTGAACTAAGGACTCTAAGAGTTCTGCAAAGTATAGACAAGTTCTTCTCCAAATCAAGCCACACTAACAAACCCAGTCAGAttcaaacagctgaaatgaaacGCTCTCTTGATCAAACCTCTAACATCAGTACCAAATACAGCCCCGCTTGCTTTACCCCAAGCCACACCTCAGTTGACtttaaggacaaaaaaacaagcaatgcAAAGCCAGTGGTTGTGTCAGCCTCTACCTCACAGCATCTGAACACACAATCACCTGGTCACTTTCTTATATCACCTATCAAAAGTAAATTAGAAGACTTACTTGGTGTTCGTTTGCAGCTAAACCACACTGACTCATCAGTTAATCATCACTATTTTGAAAAAAGAGAGGAACTGCAGGAAAATGCTGTAAGAAAAGATTGTTATCCACAAAGACCCCTTCCTTCTACTGAGTGTGTGCAAGCAATTAAACCAGATATTGACCAAGATGGACACAAATTGACGTCACAGACCAATTCAGGTCACGAACCACGTTCGTACTGTCAGCGCCCTGTCATGGCTGTAAAACCATCTAAGAGTGATGAAATTCAAGCAGAGAGCATCTGTAAAGACAGTGAAGACTCTGTAATGTCAAAGTTTTTCAAAGATAAACAGACTAAAACCCCCATAGTCACATACGCCACACCAGCTTCCATGTTCttggagaaaaagacagaaagtctAAATGAGGACAAGCAAGAGTTCAGTGCAGTTCTAGATCCTTTATATCTGTATGAAGGAAGGGACTTTTCAAAATTCAATAAGATTCCTTCATCATCTTTCCCAGTGCAGCCTTTTGAATCTGCAAAAACGTTCTCTAAACTTGTTGATGTGAGCCAGAATGTCTTGACAAATAGCTTAGTTGAAACAGTTGGAAAATCATCTAAAGAGAATAATGAGATGGATCAGAAAGACTACTTAGGTATATCAACTTTAGTTGCAGATTACAAAGATGATACTATCATAGATGATAGTCTCATCTTGGGACCTCAAAGCTCACTCACATGTACAGTCTATAACACCAGACAGAAGAGATCTGATACTTTTCTGGAGCAGCTTTCAAAAAGGTGCCTACAAGAAGACCTTACTCAGGCAACACTAGAACAGGAGTGCCTTATCTTCTCAGAACAAATGAAGCAGCTTTTGAAAAAGAGATCCACCCACCAACAGGACACACGTGACAACTTGAATTTGTCTTGCTCCAGTCCTGTAACTGTGCAGTTTTCTAGTTTAGAGGAGCAGGGGGATTCAATAGATCTCTTCGATGTGGATGAACCATCACTTGTTGGTCATAAAATCAAGGTAGACATGtctgacaggaaacaaccagctgaaaccacagaagaaaGTACTTCACATCCTCAAAAATCATCTCAAAGAACAGGCAACCCAATGGAACATACTGGAGTTTCTGTTGTGACTGCAGAATGTGCCACTCTGTACACAGCATTGATGAATGATGTTTGTACTGTCGCAAAGGACCCCTCTAGATCTAAGCACTTAAGGACAATCAGAGGCGTCATAAAGACTGAACCAATTAACCATTTTGACTTCTGTGAtcaaatgaagagagagatggatgagagTTTTCGCAGTAATCTGAATTCCATTGTGAAGAAatcctgcaaaacaaaatacaggttCTACACGTTGGTGACGTCAGATGACACCTTCTTTGAACAAACCAAG GCCCAGTTGGAGGCAGAGGGACATACTGCTGTAGAACCATCAGAGTTCTTCCTTAGTGAGGATACTTCTTCATCTCTACTCATCATCCTTAGGAATGAAGATATCGCAGAGCACATTTGTGAG GTGCCACACTTGCTCGAGCTGAAGAAGTCACCGAGTGTGCAGTTTGCTGGAATTGATGAACCAGATGATGTTGTGAATCTCACTCACCAGGAGCTCTTTATGAGGGGTGGTTTTATAATGTTCGACAGAGCCACACTGGAGTCCCTCAGCCTTA gcaacatgaaaaaaatgtcagaaatcttGCAAGAGCTAAGCAGAACGGGGAAGTGGAAATGGATGTTGCACTACAGAGACAGTCGTTGGATCAAAGAAAATGCAAG GTTGAGCGCAgaggcaaaagaaaagaagcactTCCTAAACTGGTGCCACGAAGTTGGACTATTGGAGGTCTTACCTTACCATGAGTGTGACCTCATGTCAAAAGATCAGCCTGACTATCTCACATGTTTGGTCCGTCTGCAGGTTCAGAATATATCAGCCCGCTACCCTGTGTTTATAACTG aTACAACAGACAGTGCATTTGGAACGAATGGAATTTTAACAATGACTTTGAGCTCTTTCCTGACGTGTTCTCTGAGTGAAACATTTGCTGTCTGA